A window of Cellulomonas fimi contains these coding sequences:
- a CDS encoding DUF5998 family protein has protein sequence MGAVPAVSDDLRDDLHRAGYYPELVADVLDVALADEPVVAHLVHPETTFDASEVRRHVTVLALTPTRLVVAHVDDQAADSENPSPSASATTEAVPLAELRSVALTHVVPRPERHAAGTPPTELTLAIGWGAVSRVDLEPATCGDPACEADHGLTGTLTPDDVVVRVSAAAEGVDSVRAAAAFARRLSAASARGR, from the coding sequence ATGGGCGCCGTGCCAGCAGTATCTGACGACCTGCGCGACGACCTGCACCGCGCCGGCTACTACCCGGAGCTCGTGGCCGACGTCCTCGACGTGGCGCTCGCGGACGAGCCCGTGGTCGCCCACCTCGTCCACCCCGAGACGACGTTCGACGCGTCCGAGGTGCGCCGCCACGTGACGGTCCTCGCGCTCACGCCGACGCGGCTCGTCGTCGCGCACGTCGACGACCAGGCGGCCGACTCCGAGAACCCCTCGCCGAGCGCGTCCGCGACGACCGAGGCCGTCCCGCTCGCGGAGCTGCGGTCGGTCGCGCTCACGCACGTCGTGCCCCGCCCGGAGCGGCACGCGGCGGGGACCCCGCCGACCGAGCTCACGCTCGCCATCGGGTGGGGTGCGGTGTCGCGCGTGGACCTCGAGCCCGCGACCTGCGGCGACCCGGCCTGCGAGGCGGACCACGGCCTGACCGGCACGCTCACGCCCGACGACGTCGTCGTGCGCGTGAGCGCGGCCGCCGAGGGCGTCGACTCGGTGCGCGCCGCCGCAGCGTTCGCGCGCCGGCTGTCGGCCGCCAGCGCCCGCGGTCGATGA
- a CDS encoding inositol monophosphatase family protein — protein MTVAERVAREAGRLIHQGRPERVAVAATKTSPEDVVTAMDLASEELLRRRLAELRPHDGVLGEEQGYVLGTSGVTWVVDPIDGTVNYLYGLPAYAVSVAAVVGPPGDDGRAPGPATWTVVAACVHAPTDGRTFRAGLGLGATLDGRTLRAEEPPPLAGCLLGTGFGYLATRRRAQARVLAELLPRVRDIRRIGSAALDICNLAAGHLDLYYERGLAPWDLAAASLVAQEAGLQVTGLRGRPAGTDMTVAGGAARVAELRSILESLDADTDG, from the coding sequence ATGACGGTCGCGGAACGGGTCGCCCGCGAGGCGGGCCGCCTGATCCACCAGGGCCGGCCCGAGCGTGTCGCGGTCGCGGCGACGAAGACGAGCCCCGAGGACGTCGTGACGGCGATGGACCTCGCGTCGGAGGAGCTGCTGCGCCGGCGGCTGGCCGAGCTGCGACCGCACGACGGGGTCCTCGGCGAGGAGCAGGGCTACGTGCTCGGCACGTCGGGCGTCACGTGGGTGGTCGACCCGATCGACGGCACCGTCAACTACCTCTACGGGCTGCCCGCGTACGCGGTGTCGGTCGCCGCGGTCGTGGGTCCGCCCGGGGACGACGGCCGCGCGCCCGGCCCGGCGACGTGGACGGTAGTGGCGGCGTGCGTGCACGCACCGACGGACGGGCGCACGTTCCGCGCGGGCCTCGGGCTGGGCGCGACGCTCGACGGCCGGACCCTGCGGGCCGAGGAGCCGCCGCCGCTCGCGGGGTGCCTCCTGGGGACCGGCTTCGGATACCTCGCGACGCGGCGACGCGCGCAGGCGCGCGTCCTCGCGGAGCTGTTGCCCCGAGTACGTGATATCCGTCGCATCGGGTCGGCCGCGCTGGACATCTGCAATCTCGCGGCAGGGCACCTCGACCTGTACTACGAGCGGGGGCTCGCGCCCTGGGACCTCGCGGCGGCGTCGCTCGTCGCGCAGGAGGCGGGTCTGCAGGTCACGGGACTGCGCGGGCGTCCTGCCGGCACCGACATGACGGTCGCCGGCGGGGCCGCGCGGGTGGCGGAGCTCCGGTCGATCCTGGAGTCGCTGGACGCCGACACCGACGGGTGA
- a CDS encoding GNAT family N-acetyltransferase produces the protein MADVDEDAAPARYPAAWEADVVLADGSTTHVRPIRPDDADALQAFHVAQSERSTYLRFFAHLERLPDRDLHRLVTVDHVDRVALVAVATDADDVERIIGVARYDRLVGEAPEEAEVAFNVSDAHQGRGIGSVLLEHLAAAARERGVRRFVADVLPQNGRMIAVFREAGYAVTQQTEDGVVSVGFDIDPTDRSLAVIADREHRAEARSVRELLEAGSVVVVGPGPGDARTLAGRQAARAAANLVAGGAATVHTVGVEPAVPGAQAYAALADVPGPVPLAVVAVPSERATDVVRALVPLGVRGVVLLSTGFAETGAGGLARQRTLLRVAHAAGIRVVGPASYGVLAAGPDGLLNASLDDDPPPPGRVGLFCQSAPLAVALLRAVQRRGLGLSEFVSAGHRADVSGNDLMQFWADDDGTDVVGLYLESIGNPRKFSRVARRLSSVKPVVVVTAGRSGHVVPPGHAVRPTYAPPRTLAEVMRQSGVIRVDNTHQMLDVAQLLAHQPLPRGRRVAVIASSASVAALVAEAASAGGLVLSGHVALLAEDATDEEIRTTVAAVYDDPGTDVVVVVRIPTLGPVGDALPREVTAAAARTGRTTVASVLGLHGVTPELTAHDADGRAWTVPAYSTPEDAALALGHASRYARWRAADRGRPLHPDGVDTRAARRLVAGWLAGSTSGISDDLDAARWPPGAAPEGTVDLDVARTSALLATVGVHVLPSFPVHDADEAVAVAERIGWPVALKTTVPALRHRADLGGVRLDVADEAELRSDVAQVLELGAAHRAHGDGPPLEVQAMAPHGSACVVRSTEDPLFGPIISFGLSGDASDLLGDVSYGVPPLTDVDVAELVRSARAAPRLFGYRGLPPVDVAALEDVIARVSVLADDLPGLRSLELNPVVVSERGAVVLGARATLAPADRADSTRRLSRA, from the coding sequence ATGGCAGACGTCGACGAGGACGCGGCGCCCGCCCGCTATCCCGCCGCGTGGGAGGCGGACGTCGTGCTGGCCGACGGGTCGACGACGCACGTGCGACCCATCCGGCCGGACGACGCCGACGCGCTGCAGGCGTTCCACGTCGCGCAGTCCGAGCGGTCCACCTACCTGCGGTTCTTCGCGCACCTCGAGCGGCTGCCCGACCGCGACCTGCACCGACTGGTCACCGTCGACCACGTCGACCGGGTCGCGCTCGTCGCCGTCGCGACCGACGCCGACGACGTCGAGCGCATCATCGGCGTCGCACGCTACGACCGGCTCGTCGGCGAGGCGCCCGAGGAGGCCGAGGTCGCGTTCAACGTGTCCGACGCCCACCAGGGCCGCGGCATCGGGTCGGTCCTGCTCGAGCACCTCGCGGCGGCCGCCCGGGAGCGCGGCGTGCGCCGGTTCGTCGCCGACGTGCTGCCGCAGAACGGCCGGATGATCGCCGTCTTCCGCGAGGCGGGCTACGCGGTGACGCAGCAGACGGAGGACGGCGTCGTGTCGGTCGGGTTCGACATCGACCCCACGGACCGGTCGCTCGCCGTCATCGCCGACCGCGAGCACCGGGCGGAGGCGCGCTCCGTCCGCGAGCTGCTCGAGGCCGGCAGCGTCGTGGTCGTCGGCCCCGGCCCGGGCGACGCGCGCACGCTCGCGGGACGACAGGCCGCGCGCGCCGCGGCCAACCTCGTCGCCGGCGGGGCCGCGACGGTCCACACGGTGGGCGTCGAGCCGGCCGTGCCCGGCGCACAGGCGTACGCCGCGCTCGCGGACGTGCCCGGCCCGGTCCCGCTCGCGGTGGTCGCCGTGCCGTCCGAGCGTGCGACCGACGTCGTGCGCGCCCTGGTGCCGCTCGGCGTGCGCGGTGTCGTGCTGCTCTCGACCGGGTTCGCCGAGACCGGCGCGGGCGGGCTCGCGCGGCAGCGGACCCTCCTGCGCGTCGCGCACGCCGCGGGCATCCGCGTGGTCGGTCCCGCCTCCTACGGCGTGCTGGCGGCCGGGCCCGACGGGCTGCTCAACGCCTCGCTCGACGACGACCCGCCGCCGCCCGGGCGCGTCGGTCTGTTCTGCCAGTCCGCGCCGCTCGCCGTCGCGCTGCTGCGGGCCGTGCAGCGTCGCGGCCTCGGGCTGTCGGAGTTCGTGTCCGCAGGGCACCGCGCCGACGTGTCCGGCAACGACCTCATGCAGTTCTGGGCCGACGACGACGGCACGGACGTGGTCGGCCTCTACCTCGAGTCGATCGGCAACCCACGCAAGTTCTCCCGCGTCGCGCGCCGGCTGTCGTCGGTCAAGCCGGTCGTCGTCGTCACCGCGGGTCGGTCCGGCCACGTCGTCCCGCCCGGGCACGCGGTGCGGCCCACGTACGCGCCGCCCCGCACCCTCGCCGAGGTCATGCGGCAGTCCGGCGTCATCCGGGTCGACAACACCCACCAGATGCTCGACGTCGCGCAGCTGCTCGCGCACCAGCCGCTGCCGCGCGGGCGCCGGGTGGCGGTCATCGCGTCCTCGGCGTCCGTTGCGGCGCTCGTCGCGGAGGCCGCGTCGGCGGGCGGCCTCGTGCTGTCCGGGCACGTCGCGCTGCTCGCGGAGGACGCGACGGACGAGGAGATCCGCACGACGGTCGCCGCCGTCTACGACGACCCGGGTACCGACGTCGTGGTGGTCGTGCGGATCCCCACGCTCGGCCCGGTCGGGGACGCGCTGCCGCGCGAGGTCACCGCCGCGGCGGCTCGCACCGGGCGCACCACGGTCGCGTCCGTCCTGGGGCTGCACGGCGTGACTCCCGAGCTCACGGCGCACGACGCCGACGGCCGCGCGTGGACCGTGCCCGCGTACAGCACGCCCGAGGACGCGGCCCTCGCGCTCGGGCACGCCTCGCGCTACGCGCGCTGGCGGGCCGCCGACCGCGGCCGCCCGCTGCACCCCGACGGCGTCGACACACGGGCCGCGCGCCGCCTCGTGGCCGGCTGGCTCGCCGGGTCCACGTCCGGGATCTCCGACGACCTGGACGCCGCACGCTGGCCGCCCGGTGCCGCGCCCGAGGGGACGGTGGACCTCGACGTCGCCCGCACGTCCGCGCTGCTCGCGACCGTCGGCGTGCACGTGCTGCCCTCGTTCCCCGTGCACGACGCCGACGAGGCGGTCGCGGTCGCCGAGCGGATCGGCTGGCCCGTCGCGCTCAAGACGACCGTCCCCGCCCTGCGGCACCGTGCCGACCTGGGCGGTGTCCGGCTCGACGTCGCCGACGAGGCCGAGCTGCGCTCCGACGTGGCCCAGGTCCTCGAGCTCGGGGCCGCGCACCGTGCGCACGGCGACGGGCCGCCGCTCGAGGTCCAGGCGATGGCACCGCACGGCTCGGCGTGCGTCGTGCGGTCCACCGAGGACCCGCTGTTCGGCCCGATCATCAGCTTCGGCCTGTCCGGCGACGCGTCCGACCTGCTGGGCGACGTGTCGTACGGCGTGCCGCCCCTGACCGACGTCGACGTCGCCGAGCTCGTGCGCTCCGCGCGCGCCGCGCCGCGGCTGTTCGGGTACCGCGGGCTGCCGCCGGTCGACGTCGCGGCGCTCGAGGACGTCATCGCGCGCGTCTCCGTGCTCGCCGACGACCTGCCCGGCCTGCGCTCGCTCGAGCTCAACCCGGTGGTGGTCTCCGAGCGCGGCGCGGTCGTGCTCGGCGCGCGGGCGACGCTCGCGCCCGCGGACCGTGCCGACTCCACCCGACGGCTGTCCCGTGCGTGA
- a CDS encoding alkaline phosphatase family protein codes for MTHPPQSPTRTVGLPVDADLVEPGVDRPTLSSLLPALSGSLGQDWPDGCAERLGLPRADRVCLVLVDGLGHVNLSERAGHAPFLRGLVRTSEPLTSTFPSTTATALGSLGVGAGPGATAMLGYTVRDPATGRLGNLVSWTDLPPAREWQPEPTVFERLVAAGVGVTSVGPARFAGSGLTEAALRGATYRVAESLADRVDATLDALRRPGLAYLYWGDVDKAGHHHGWGSWQWGDALADLDAELGRLARSLPRGTLLVVTADHGMVDVDRRARWDVATDPVLSADVALVAGEPRASHLHLRPGADADAVAERWRGRLGDAAVVVTRDDAVDAGWFGPVGERARQVLGDVVVAMTGRATVVDSATQTPASLDLVGVHGSLTRHEMLVPFLVVQKGS; via the coding sequence ATGACGCACCCGCCGCAGTCGCCGACGCGGACCGTCGGGCTGCCCGTCGACGCCGACCTCGTGGAGCCCGGCGTCGACCGACCCACGCTGTCGTCCTTGCTCCCGGCCCTGTCCGGGTCGCTGGGCCAGGACTGGCCCGACGGGTGCGCCGAGCGGCTCGGCCTGCCGCGGGCCGACCGCGTGTGCCTCGTCCTCGTCGACGGCCTCGGCCACGTGAACCTGAGCGAGCGCGCGGGGCACGCACCGTTCCTGCGCGGCCTCGTGCGGACCTCGGAGCCGCTCACGAGCACCTTCCCGTCGACCACCGCGACCGCGCTCGGGAGCCTCGGCGTCGGCGCTGGGCCCGGGGCCACCGCGATGCTCGGGTACACCGTCCGCGACCCCGCGACGGGACGGCTCGGCAACCTCGTCTCCTGGACCGACCTGCCGCCCGCGCGCGAGTGGCAGCCCGAGCCGACGGTCTTCGAGCGCCTGGTCGCCGCGGGCGTCGGCGTCACGAGCGTCGGACCCGCCCGGTTCGCGGGCTCGGGGCTCACGGAGGCGGCGCTGCGCGGCGCGACCTACCGCGTCGCCGAGTCGCTCGCCGACCGCGTCGACGCGACGCTCGACGCGCTGCGGCGCCCCGGCCTCGCGTACCTGTACTGGGGCGACGTCGACAAGGCGGGGCACCACCACGGGTGGGGCTCGTGGCAGTGGGGGGACGCGCTCGCCGACCTCGACGCGGAGCTGGGCCGCCTGGCGCGCAGCCTGCCGCGCGGCACGCTCCTGGTCGTGACGGCCGACCACGGCATGGTCGACGTCGACCGCCGTGCGCGCTGGGACGTCGCGACGGACCCGGTGCTGTCCGCCGACGTCGCGCTCGTCGCGGGGGAGCCGCGCGCGTCCCACCTGCACCTGCGCCCCGGCGCGGACGCCGACGCGGTCGCCGAGCGGTGGCGCGGCCGGCTGGGCGACGCGGCCGTCGTCGTCACGCGGGACGACGCCGTCGACGCCGGCTGGTTCGGGCCCGTGGGCGAGCGTGCGCGGCAGGTCCTCGGCGACGTCGTCGTCGCGATGACGGGCCGCGCGACCGTGGTCGACTCGGCGACCCAGACGCCCGCGTCGCTCGATCTCGTCGGCGTGCACGGGTCGCTCACCCGGCACGAGATGCTCGTCCCGTTCCTCGTCGTCCAGAAAGGCTCCTGA
- a CDS encoding DNA gyrase/topoisomerase IV subunit A, with amino-acid sequence MARRPATPNLPPEDLVERIVDIDVASEMEGSFLEYAYSVIYSRALPDARDGLKPVQRRILFQMADMGLRPDRPYVKSARVVGEVMGKLHPHGDAPIYDAMVRLAQAFALRLPLVDGHGNFGSLDDGPAAPRYTEARLAPSATAMTTGLDEDVVDFVPNYDNKLTQPEVLPSAIPNLLVNGAAGIAVGMATNMAPHNLVEVVAAARHLVMHPDATLDELMRFVPGPDLPTGGKIIGLDGVRDAYRTGRGAFKTRATAVVENVTPKRKGIVITELPYMVGPEKVIEKIKEGVQSKKLSGISDAVDLTDRQHGLRLVIEVKTGFHPEAVLEQLYRFTPLEDSFSINNVALVDGQPRTLGLRELLQVWVDHRISVVRRRSQFRLTKRQERLHLVEGLLIAILDIDEVIQVIRSSDDADAARTRLQTVFDLSEPQAEYILELRLRRLTKFSRLELEREKEQLLAEIAELEAILRDEQRLRVLVSDEMAEVAATYGTPRRTILLESAGGTSVSGAPAARASATPLEIEDSPCWALLSGTGLLARTAGADAPVRPADARRAKHDVVAAGVPTTARADVGVVTSRGRVLRLSVLDLPALPPTDGPPSLSGGVPLAELVTLPAGERVVGLASLAADAPTLALATAQGTVKRVAQGDVPGNKDEWVVVALRDDDEVVGAHAVADDDELVLLSSDSSLLHFPASAVRPQGRAAGGMAGIKLAAGQRVVAFGAVRPDEVADALVVTVSGSSSALPGTQAGSAKVTPFDAYPGKGRATGGVRSHRFLKGEDTLIAAWVGAGPAWAAGSAGQPLELPAPDHRRDGSGTPLTVPVHAIG; translated from the coding sequence ATGGCGCGTCGCCCCGCGACCCCGAACCTCCCTCCCGAGGACCTCGTCGAGCGCATCGTCGACATCGACGTCGCCTCCGAGATGGAGGGGTCGTTCCTCGAGTACGCGTACTCGGTGATCTACTCGCGCGCGCTCCCCGACGCCCGGGACGGCCTCAAGCCGGTGCAGCGGCGCATCCTGTTCCAGATGGCCGACATGGGCCTGCGCCCCGACCGCCCGTACGTGAAGTCGGCGCGCGTCGTCGGCGAGGTCATGGGCAAGCTCCACCCGCACGGCGACGCGCCGATCTACGACGCGATGGTCCGCCTCGCGCAGGCGTTCGCGCTGCGGCTGCCGCTCGTCGACGGGCACGGCAACTTCGGCTCGCTCGACGACGGCCCCGCCGCACCGCGGTACACGGAGGCGCGGCTCGCGCCGTCGGCGACGGCGATGACGACGGGTCTCGACGAGGACGTCGTCGACTTCGTACCCAACTACGACAACAAGCTCACGCAGCCCGAGGTCCTGCCGTCGGCGATCCCGAACCTGCTGGTCAACGGCGCGGCGGGCATCGCGGTCGGCATGGCGACGAACATGGCGCCGCACAACCTCGTCGAGGTCGTCGCGGCGGCGCGGCACCTGGTCATGCACCCGGACGCGACGCTCGACGAGCTCATGCGCTTCGTGCCCGGCCCGGACCTGCCGACGGGCGGCAAGATCATCGGCCTCGACGGGGTGCGCGACGCGTACCGGACGGGTCGCGGCGCCTTCAAGACGCGCGCGACCGCGGTCGTCGAGAACGTCACGCCCAAGCGCAAGGGCATCGTCATCACCGAGCTGCCGTACATGGTCGGCCCGGAGAAGGTCATCGAGAAGATCAAGGAGGGCGTGCAGAGCAAGAAGCTCTCCGGCATCTCCGACGCGGTCGACCTCACGGACCGGCAGCACGGCCTGCGCCTGGTCATCGAGGTCAAGACGGGCTTCCACCCCGAGGCCGTGCTCGAGCAGCTCTACCGGTTCACGCCGCTCGAGGACTCGTTCTCGATCAACAACGTCGCGCTCGTCGACGGCCAGCCGCGCACGCTCGGCCTGCGCGAGCTGCTCCAGGTGTGGGTCGACCACCGGATCTCCGTGGTCCGCCGCCGCTCGCAGTTCCGGCTGACGAAGCGGCAGGAGCGGCTGCACCTCGTCGAGGGCCTGCTGATCGCGATCCTCGACATCGACGAGGTCATCCAGGTCATCCGCTCGTCCGACGACGCCGACGCCGCCCGCACGCGCCTCCAGACGGTGTTCGACCTGTCCGAGCCGCAGGCCGAGTACATCCTCGAGCTGCGTCTGCGCCGCCTGACGAAGTTCTCCCGGCTCGAGCTCGAGCGCGAGAAGGAGCAGCTGCTCGCCGAGATCGCCGAGCTCGAGGCGATCCTGCGCGACGAGCAGCGGCTGCGCGTGCTCGTGTCCGACGAGATGGCCGAGGTCGCCGCGACCTACGGCACGCCGCGCCGCACGATCCTCCTGGAGTCCGCCGGCGGCACGTCCGTGTCGGGTGCGCCCGCCGCGCGCGCGTCGGCCACGCCGCTCGAGATCGAGGACTCGCCCTGCTGGGCGCTGCTGTCCGGCACGGGCCTGCTCGCCCGCACCGCCGGGGCCGACGCACCCGTCCGCCCGGCCGACGCCCGGCGCGCGAAGCACGACGTGGTGGCCGCGGGGGTGCCGACCACGGCGCGGGCGGACGTGGGCGTCGTGACGTCGCGCGGCCGCGTGCTGCGCCTGTCGGTGCTCGACCTGCCCGCGCTGCCCCCGACCGACGGTCCCCCGTCGCTGTCGGGCGGCGTCCCGCTCGCCGAGCTCGTCACGCTGCCCGCGGGCGAGCGCGTCGTCGGCCTCGCCTCCCTCGCCGCCGACGCCCCGACGCTCGCGCTCGCGACCGCGCAGGGCACCGTCAAGCGGGTCGCGCAGGGCGACGTGCCGGGCAACAAGGACGAGTGGGTCGTCGTCGCGCTGCGCGACGACGACGAGGTCGTCGGTGCGCACGCCGTCGCGGACGACGACGAGCTCGTCCTGCTGAGCTCCGACTCGTCGCTGCTGCACTTCCCCGCCTCGGCGGTGCGCCCGCAGGGCCGTGCCGCAGGCGGTATGGCGGGCATCAAGCTCGCCGCCGGCCAGCGGGTCGTCGCGTTCGGCGCGGTGCGGCCCGACGAGGTCGCCGACGCGCTCGTCGTCACGGTGTCCGGCTCGTCGAGCGCGCTGCCCGGCACGCAGGCGGGCAGCGCGAAGGTGACCCCGTTCGACGCCTACCCGGGCAAGGGCCGCGCGACGGGCGGCGTCCGCTCGCACCGGTTCCTCAAGGGCGAGGACACGCTCATCGCCGCGTGGGTCGGTGCGGGTCCGGCGTGGGCGGCCGGCTCGGCGGGCCAGCCGCTCGAGCTCCCCGCGCCCGACCACCGCCGTGACGGGTCCGGCACCCCGCTCACCGTGCCGGTGCACGCGATCGGCTGA
- a CDS encoding DUF4193 domain-containing protein, whose protein sequence is MATDYDAPRKTEEDLSEDSLQELQARRSDKNSGVVDEDETEAAEGFELPGADLSGEELSVRVLPRQADEFTCSSCFLVHHRSQLAYERNGAPVCSECAA, encoded by the coding sequence ATGGCTACCGACTACGACGCCCCGCGCAAGACCGAGGAGGACCTGAGCGAGGACTCGCTCCAGGAGCTCCAGGCCCGGCGCTCGGACAAGAACTCGGGCGTGGTGGACGAGGACGAGACCGAAGCCGCCGAAGGCTTCGAGCTGCCGGGTGCGGACCTGTCGGGCGAGGAGCTCTCGGTCCGCGTCCTTCCCCGGCAGGCGGACGAGTTCACCTGCTCGAGCTGCTTCCTGGTGCACCACCGCAGCCAGCTCGCCTACGAGCGCAACGGGGCACCGGTGTGCTCCGAGTGCGCCGCGTGA
- a CDS encoding lysoplasmalogenase, which produces MLRSLPVAARVWSVLYVVDAVVLLACRAAGADVPAEVAQWLAMPLLAAAVATATRWPRGRLVTWTLVALGCSWLGDTLPATSDGDTAFLLMVGGFLLAQVAYVVAFAPDARRSVAYRRPVGLVPYGVVLVVLVGACAPHAGALLVPVAVYGGVLVAMAVLATGVSRLAGVAGAVFVVSDGLIALDAFVPAWHLPGQDVWVMVTYLAAQGMLAVAVVGRNHAARRARSVPAPVVRAPSPKHDNVVALVG; this is translated from the coding sequence GCCCGCGTCTGGTCGGTCCTCTACGTCGTCGACGCGGTCGTGCTGCTCGCGTGCCGCGCGGCCGGTGCGGACGTGCCGGCCGAGGTCGCGCAGTGGCTCGCGATGCCGCTGCTCGCCGCGGCGGTCGCGACGGCGACGCGGTGGCCGCGCGGACGGTTGGTGACGTGGACGCTCGTCGCGCTCGGCTGCTCGTGGCTGGGTGACACCCTGCCCGCCACGTCCGACGGGGACACCGCGTTCCTGCTGATGGTGGGCGGGTTCCTGCTCGCACAGGTCGCCTACGTCGTCGCGTTCGCCCCCGACGCACGCCGGTCGGTCGCGTACCGGCGGCCCGTGGGGCTCGTGCCGTACGGCGTGGTGCTCGTCGTCCTCGTCGGGGCGTGCGCCCCGCACGCGGGCGCGCTGCTCGTGCCCGTCGCGGTGTACGGCGGGGTGCTCGTCGCGATGGCGGTCCTCGCGACCGGCGTGAGCCGGCTCGCGGGCGTCGCCGGTGCCGTGTTCGTGGTCTCCGACGGGCTCATCGCGCTCGACGCGTTCGTGCCGGCGTGGCACCTGCCCGGCCAGGACGTCTGGGTCATGGTGACCTACCTGGCGGCGCAGGGGATGCTCGCGGTGGCGGTCGTCGGACGCAACCACGCCGCACGTCGTGCGCGGTCCGTGCCGGCGCCCGTGGTCCGCGCGCCGTCGCCGAAGCACGACAACGTGGTCGCGCTCGTCGGCTGA
- a CDS encoding thymidine kinase, with the protein MAELVFFSGTMDCGKSTLALQMHHNHAARGRDGVLFTRHDRAGAATISSRLGLVVDAAEVEDATDFWSEVIERRTQGQPVDYLIADEAQFYTAAQVEQLARVVDELEVDVYTFGISTDFRARLFPGSARLVELADRVEVLQVKALCWCGARATHNARTVDGVMVVEGAQVVVGDVAAGSGEVAYEVLCRRHHMRRMTAATARAASPSVATLSSAQGTLGVGA; encoded by the coding sequence GTGGCGGAGCTCGTCTTCTTCTCGGGCACCATGGACTGCGGCAAGTCCACGCTCGCGCTGCAGATGCACCACAACCACGCGGCCCGCGGGCGTGACGGGGTGCTGTTCACGCGCCACGACCGCGCGGGCGCCGCGACGATCTCCTCACGCCTGGGCCTGGTGGTGGACGCCGCGGAGGTCGAGGACGCCACCGACTTCTGGTCGGAGGTCATCGAGCGGCGCACGCAGGGGCAGCCGGTCGACTACCTCATCGCCGACGAGGCGCAGTTCTACACCGCCGCGCAGGTCGAGCAGCTCGCGCGTGTCGTCGACGAGCTCGAGGTCGACGTCTACACGTTCGGGATCTCGACGGACTTCCGCGCGCGGCTGTTCCCGGGGTCGGCGCGCCTCGTCGAGCTCGCCGACCGTGTCGAGGTGCTCCAGGTCAAGGCGTTGTGCTGGTGCGGGGCGCGCGCGACGCACAACGCGCGCACGGTCGACGGCGTCATGGTCGTCGAGGGCGCGCAGGTCGTCGTCGGTGACGTCGCGGCCGGCAGCGGCGAGGTCGCGTACGAGGTGCTGTGCCGTCGGCACCACATGCGGCGCATGACGGCGGCGACCGCGCGCGCCGCGTCACCGTCCGTCGCGACGCTGTCGTCGGCGCAGGGGACGCTCGGCGTCGGCGCCTGA
- the sepH gene encoding septation protein SepH produces MGELELEGLHEDGEHLVLVGPGGERFRLRIDEPLRAAVRRDRPQLEQLRAESAGTLSPREIQARIRAGATTQEVADASGLAVEHVRRYEGPVLAEREYVAEQARGTRVGRDAGAPTLGDLVTDRLAARGVDLASLAWDSAREPSGPWTVLARFRVGDTAHEARWTFDAARRTVVADDDEARWLSETELPDEPVARRHLAAVRDVVFDFRDDGSIAGADAVAPPPEPEPDPQQETHDLLDELRTRRGVRQNLDLDVDDEEFEGFGPQHAFDFGRDDADVPGAHPVDADPLAEAVVLRRPAPEPDLEPAPPVEDESPAEPATERPRTRKGRAKVPSWDEIVFGAKPE; encoded by the coding sequence ATGGGTGAGCTCGAGCTGGAGGGTCTGCACGAGGACGGCGAGCATCTCGTCCTCGTCGGCCCCGGGGGCGAACGGTTCCGTCTGCGCATCGACGAGCCGCTGCGGGCGGCCGTGCGCAGGGACCGGCCGCAGCTCGAACAGCTGCGCGCCGAGAGCGCGGGCACGCTGAGCCCGCGGGAGATCCAGGCGCGGATCCGTGCAGGCGCGACGACGCAGGAGGTCGCCGACGCGTCCGGCCTGGCCGTCGAGCACGTCCGCCGCTACGAGGGGCCGGTGCTCGCCGAGCGCGAGTACGTCGCGGAGCAGGCGCGCGGGACGCGCGTCGGCCGGGACGCCGGCGCACCGACGCTCGGCGACCTGGTGACGGACCGGCTCGCCGCGCGCGGCGTCGACCTCGCGTCCCTCGCGTGGGACTCCGCCCGCGAGCCCTCGGGCCCGTGGACGGTGCTCGCCCGCTTCCGGGTCGGCGACACGGCGCACGAGGCCCGGTGGACCTTCGACGCGGCGCGTCGCACGGTCGTGGCCGACGACGACGAGGCCCGCTGGCTGTCCGAGACCGAGCTGCCCGACGAGCCGGTCGCGCGCCGTCACCTCGCCGCGGTCCGCGACGTGGTGTTCGACTTCCGTGACGACGGCTCGATCGCGGGTGCCGACGCCGTCGCGCCGCCGCCCGAGCCCGAGCCCGACCCGCAGCAGGAGACGCACGACCTCCTGGACGAGCTGCGCACGCGGCGCGGCGTCCGTCAGAACCTCGACCTCGACGTCGACGACGAGGAGTTCGAGGGTTTCGGGCCGCAGCACGCGTTCGACTTCGGCCGCGACGACGCCGACGTCCCGGGGGCGCACCCGGTCGACGCCGACCCGCTCGCGGAGGCCGTCGTCCTGCGCCGGCCGGCGCCCGAGCCCGACCTCGAGCCGGCGCCGCCCGTCGAGGACGAGTCGCCCGCCGAGCCGGCGACCGAGCGCCCGCGGACCCGCAAGGGCCGTGCGAAGGTGCCGAGCTGGGACGAGATCGTCTTCGGCGCGAAGCCCGAGTAG